In the Streptomyces spororaveus genome, GATCGTCGCCGACGAGGACCTGGCCGGGGTGAAGGTATTGGTCCTCACCACCTACGACACCGACGAGCACGTCATGCGGGCGCTGCGGGCGGGCGCTTCGGGCTTCGTCGTCAAGGACATCCACCCGGCGGAACTCCTCGCCGCGATCCGCACGGTCGCGGCCGGGGAGGCCCTGCTGTCACCCGGCCCGACCTCCCGGCTCATCGCCCGGGCCCTGTCGCTCCCGGACGTCCCGGTCACGGCCGGACCGGACGGCCTCTCGGACCGCGAACGCGAGGTCCTCGTACTGGTGGCCCGAGGCCTGAACAACACGGAGATCGCCGAGACACTGGGCCTCTCGCCCCTCACGGCGAAGACGCACGTCAGCCGCATCATGGGCAAACTGGGCGCCCGGGACCGGGCCCAACTGGTCATCATCGGCTACGAATCGGGACTGGTACGGCCGGGCGGCTGACCGGGCGTGGTGGTCCCGTCCTCGGCGCGGTCGGC is a window encoding:
- a CDS encoding response regulator, coding for MIRVLLADDQTLVRASFAMLVESAPDMEVVGQAANGRQAVELARSARADLVVMDVRMPELDGIEATRLIVADEDLAGVKVLVLTTYDTDEHVMRALRAGASGFVVKDIHPAELLAAIRTVAAGEALLSPGPTSRLIARALSLPDVPVTAGPDGLSDREREVLVLVARGLNNTEIAETLGLSPLTAKTHVSRIMGKLGARDRAQLVIIGYESGLVRPGG